From the genome of Halomonas sp. 1513, one region includes:
- a CDS encoding ABC transporter substrate-binding protein, with translation MNRTASITAGLLLSTGLMAGSANADLLESIKSDGVFTVGTEARYAPHEFIEDGEIVGYSADLMEYIMPELEGVELIRMDLPWQGILPGLERERFDYVITSVTATPERMQRYHLSAPIADATMAILKRAGEDEIGSPEDIGGKVAAAQAGSAQLEALEALAAELEEAGTPLADIRTYTGVDEAYADLGTGRVDVVINSLPNLLEAERTRPDVFEVVGTFGEPVYFTWAGRRDDESASLNAFMDEQIRRLNEDGTLNELQEKWFGAPMDVPLELPAAE, from the coding sequence ATGAATCGCACAGCATCCATCACCGCAGGCCTACTGTTGAGCACCGGCTTGATGGCGGGCAGCGCTAACGCTGACCTGCTGGAAAGCATCAAATCTGACGGCGTCTTCACGGTAGGCACCGAAGCACGTTACGCCCCCCATGAGTTCATTGAAGATGGCGAGATCGTCGGCTACTCAGCAGACCTCATGGAATACATCATGCCTGAGCTTGAGGGCGTGGAACTGATTCGCATGGACCTGCCGTGGCAGGGGATCCTGCCTGGGCTCGAGCGTGAGCGCTTCGACTACGTGATCACCTCGGTCACCGCCACCCCCGAGCGCATGCAGCGCTACCACCTCAGCGCGCCCATCGCCGACGCTACCATGGCGATCCTCAAGCGCGCCGGCGAAGACGAGATCGGCTCACCGGAGGATATCGGCGGCAAGGTTGCCGCCGCCCAGGCCGGTTCGGCTCAGCTCGAAGCGCTGGAGGCGCTGGCCGCCGAGCTCGAGGAGGCCGGCACGCCGCTCGCCGACATTCGCACCTACACCGGCGTCGACGAGGCCTACGCCGACCTAGGCACCGGTCGCGTCGACGTGGTGATCAACAGCCTGCCCAACCTGCTCGAGGCCGAGCGCACCCGCCCCGACGTGTTCGAGGTAGTCGGCACCTTCGGTGAGCCGGTCTACTTCACTTGGGCAGGGCGTCGCGACGATGAGAGCGCCTCGCTCAACGCCTTCATGGATGAGCAGATCCGGCGTCTCAATGAAGACGGCACCCTGAACGAGCTGCAGGAAAAATGGTTTGGTGCGCCCATGGACGTCCCTCTGGAACTGCCCGCCGCTGAGTAA
- a CDS encoding LysR family transcriptional regulator, which yields MKVSASDLKSLSVFLAVAEHRGFAGAQTALHMSQSAVSFHIRALEERVGFTVCRRGRQGFELTERGAVVHERAKALLASVDDFDSEMSELRSSVYGTLRLGVVDNTIMDEDLDLQGVIGEFLRKNPRARLNITVGSPDRLIGEIANGEVQLGILPETAQMEGLQHRQVYTERHGVYCARSHPLFKRQAEQLTVAEIVKHPFVVRPYANLQELHSFPEATVGAHASNMEAQALLILSGHFIGNLPHYYAEHWVARGELMALLPGEIEIASPFCVVTRAGRRPSLIVRNFIQELVSRLWQQSHLADEAPGET from the coding sequence ATGAAGGTATCCGCGTCGGATCTCAAGAGCCTCTCGGTGTTTCTGGCGGTGGCCGAGCATCGCGGTTTTGCCGGTGCCCAAACCGCGCTGCACATGAGCCAGTCGGCGGTGAGCTTTCATATCCGCGCGCTGGAGGAGCGGGTCGGCTTCACGGTCTGCCGCCGCGGTCGGCAGGGCTTCGAGCTGACCGAGCGAGGCGCGGTCGTGCATGAGCGAGCCAAGGCGCTGCTCGCCTCGGTGGACGACTTCGACAGCGAGATGAGCGAGCTGCGCAGCTCGGTCTACGGCACGCTGCGCCTGGGAGTGGTGGACAACACGATCATGGACGAGGATCTCGATCTGCAGGGGGTGATCGGCGAGTTCCTGCGCAAGAATCCCCGTGCCAGATTGAACATCACCGTGGGCAGCCCCGACCGCTTGATCGGCGAGATCGCCAACGGCGAAGTGCAGCTGGGTATCCTGCCGGAGACCGCGCAGATGGAAGGGCTCCAGCATCGCCAGGTCTACACCGAGCGGCACGGCGTCTACTGCGCGCGCAGCCATCCTCTATTCAAACGTCAGGCCGAGCAGCTGACGGTAGCGGAGATCGTCAAGCACCCCTTCGTGGTGCGCCCCTACGCCAACCTCCAGGAGCTGCACAGCTTTCCCGAGGCGACGGTAGGCGCCCACGCCTCCAATATGGAGGCCCAGGCGTTGCTGATCCTCAGCGGTCACTTCATCGGTAATCTGCCCCACTACTACGCCGAGCACTGGGTGGCCCGCGGCGAGCTCATGGCGCTGCTACCCGGCGAGATCGAGATCGCCTCGCCGTTCTGCGTGGTGACCCGCGCCGGGAGGCGGCCGTCGCTGATCGTGCGCAACTTCATCCAGGAGCTGGTCTCGCGGCTGTGGCAGCAGTCCCACCTGGCCGACGAGGCCCCTGGCGAGACCTGA
- a CDS encoding NAD(P)-dependent oxidoreductase, which produces MPIALITGATSGFGRATAYRFAEAGWSLILTGRRSERLEELESELGAKVDILTLTLDVRDAEAVKAAIDGLDARWREITCLVNNAGLALALEPAQRVDLNDWHTMIDTNITGLVNVTHAALPLLIATGKGASIVNIGSVAGSYPYPGSHVYGATKAFVQQFSYNLRCDLKGSGVRVTDVAPGLAETEFMLVRSKGDQEASKALYDGANPLQAEDIAAQVFYVATLPEHININRLEIMPTSQSWSPFSIERQ; this is translated from the coding sequence ATGCCTATCGCCCTGATCACCGGCGCCACCTCCGGTTTCGGCCGCGCCACCGCCTATCGCTTCGCCGAGGCCGGCTGGTCGCTGATCCTCACCGGCCGGCGCAGCGAGCGGCTCGAAGAGCTCGAAAGCGAGCTTGGCGCCAAGGTCGATATCCTTACCCTGACCCTCGACGTGCGCGACGCCGAGGCGGTAAAAGCCGCCATCGACGGCCTCGATGCCCGGTGGCGCGAGATCACCTGCCTGGTCAACAATGCCGGCCTGGCGCTGGCCCTGGAACCGGCCCAGCGCGTCGATCTCAACGACTGGCACACCATGATCGACACCAACATCACCGGCCTGGTCAACGTCACCCACGCCGCGCTGCCGCTGCTGATCGCCACCGGCAAGGGCGCCAGCATCGTCAACATCGGCTCGGTGGCCGGCAGCTACCCCTACCCGGGCAGCCATGTCTACGGCGCCACCAAGGCCTTCGTGCAGCAGTTCAGCTACAACCTGCGCTGCGACCTCAAGGGCAGCGGCGTGCGCGTCACCGACGTCGCCCCGGGCCTGGCCGAGACCGAGTTCATGCTGGTCCGCTCCAAGGGGGATCAAGAGGCCTCCAAGGCGCTCTACGACGGCGCCAACCCGCTGCAGGCCGAGGATATCGCCGCCCAGGTGTTCTACGTCGCCACTCTGCCCGAGCACATCAATATCAACCGCCTCGAGATCATGCCCACCAGCCAGAGCTGGTCGCCGTTCAGCATCGAGCGGCAGTGA
- a CDS encoding DNA-binding transcriptional regulator codes for MDKFEVKLDQAARAAWMSYVGGITQDEIASQLGVSRPGVQRLLALARQEGLIKVHIDHPIAACMTLASAIRERFGLDYCDVVPAEASAPEGAAYYLAVAGAERVARLVERGEPLTLSLGTGRSVRATVEALSRIERPQHRFVSLVGNVARDGSSNRYDGVMVLADKTGGQRFLLPSPVVASTVEEKASLQQQPLFQAITQVALEAEAAFIGVGRIDRQATLFQDHFISEAELDELLGMQAVGELLGWPMTADGEVVECSITRRVTSLPLEMFRDQPIVALAGGREKAPAILAALRGGWIRGLVTDQLAARHIVEQL; via the coding sequence GTGGACAAGTTCGAGGTAAAGCTGGATCAGGCGGCGCGCGCCGCCTGGATGTCCTACGTCGGCGGCATCACCCAGGACGAGATCGCCAGCCAGCTGGGCGTGTCACGCCCGGGAGTGCAGCGGCTGCTGGCGCTGGCGCGCCAGGAGGGGCTGATCAAGGTGCACATCGACCACCCCATCGCCGCCTGCATGACCCTGGCCAGTGCCATCCGCGAGCGCTTCGGGCTCGACTACTGCGACGTGGTGCCGGCCGAGGCCAGCGCCCCGGAGGGGGCGGCCTACTACCTGGCGGTGGCCGGCGCCGAGCGGGTGGCACGGCTGGTCGAGCGCGGCGAGCCGCTGACCCTGTCGCTGGGCACCGGCCGCTCGGTGCGCGCCACCGTGGAAGCGCTGAGCCGCATCGAGCGCCCCCAGCACCGCTTCGTGTCGCTGGTTGGTAACGTCGCCCGCGACGGCTCCTCCAACCGCTACGACGGGGTGATGGTGCTGGCCGACAAGACCGGTGGCCAGCGTTTCCTGCTGCCCTCGCCGGTGGTGGCAAGCACGGTGGAGGAGAAGGCCTCGCTGCAGCAGCAGCCGCTGTTCCAGGCCATCACCCAGGTCGCCCTGGAGGCCGAGGCGGCGTTCATCGGGGTAGGGCGCATCGACCGTCAGGCCACGCTGTTCCAGGATCACTTCATCTCCGAGGCCGAACTCGACGAACTGCTCGGCATGCAGGCGGTGGGTGAGCTGCTGGGCTGGCCGATGACCGCCGACGGCGAGGTGGTGGAGTGTTCGATCACCCGCCGCGTCACCAGCCTGCCGCTGGAGATGTTTCGCGACCAGCCGATCGTCGCGCTGGCCGGTGGTCGCGAGAAGGCGCCGGCGATTCTCGCCGCGCTGCGCGGCGGCTGGATCAGGGGGCTGGTCACCGATCAACTGGCGGCACGGCATATCGTCGAACAGCTGTGA
- a CDS encoding sugar ABC transporter substrate-binding protein, producing the protein MKLSHALPLATLAVAVSAAAHAQEITVATVNNNDMVIMQSLTDEFEQAHPGITLNWVVLEENVLRQRLTTDIATGGGQFDVMTIGTYEAPIWAERGWLVPLDDLPDEYQVDDLLRPVRDGLSHDGTLHALPFYGESSMLYYRTDLFEEHGIEMPEQPSWDEVYEWAGQIHDPDNRLYGICLRGKPGWGENMAFVSTLVNTFGGRWFDEDWNPELNSPEWQAAISFYVDLMNNYGPPGASSNGFNENQALFSSGRCGMWIDATSAAGRIYDPRESDVAEVLGFSQAPVAETPKGSHWLWSWALAIPASSEEQDAAKQFVTWATSQEYIELVGETEGWTSVPPGTRASTYEDERYIEAAPFASFVLEAMQNADPTDSTLKPSPYTGVQFVGIPEFQAIGTQVGQSIAAALTGQMPVEQALESAQRSAERAMRQAGYYD; encoded by the coding sequence ATGAAACTCTCCCACGCCTTGCCATTGGCGACCCTGGCGGTAGCGGTTTCCGCCGCGGCCCACGCCCAGGAAATCACCGTCGCCACGGTCAACAACAATGACATGGTGATCATGCAGAGCCTGACCGACGAGTTCGAGCAGGCCCATCCCGGCATCACCCTCAACTGGGTGGTGCTCGAGGAGAACGTGCTGCGTCAGCGTCTGACCACCGACATCGCTACCGGCGGCGGCCAGTTCGACGTGATGACGATTGGCACCTACGAGGCACCGATCTGGGCCGAACGTGGCTGGCTGGTGCCGCTCGATGACCTGCCCGATGAGTATCAGGTCGACGATCTGCTGCGCCCGGTGCGCGACGGCTTGAGCCACGACGGCACCCTGCATGCGCTGCCGTTCTACGGCGAGAGCTCGATGCTCTACTACCGCACCGACCTGTTCGAAGAGCATGGCATCGAGATGCCCGAACAGCCGAGCTGGGACGAGGTCTACGAGTGGGCAGGGCAGATCCACGATCCCGACAATCGCCTCTACGGTATCTGCCTGCGCGGCAAGCCAGGCTGGGGCGAGAACATGGCCTTCGTGTCGACGCTGGTGAATACCTTTGGCGGGCGCTGGTTCGACGAGGACTGGAACCCCGAGCTCAACTCCCCCGAGTGGCAGGCAGCGATCAGCTTTTACGTCGACCTGATGAACAACTACGGCCCGCCGGGGGCCAGCTCCAACGGCTTCAACGAAAACCAGGCGCTGTTCTCCAGCGGCCGCTGCGGCATGTGGATCGACGCCACCTCGGCGGCGGGACGTATCTATGATCCGCGCGAGTCTGACGTCGCCGAGGTGCTGGGCTTCTCCCAGGCGCCGGTGGCCGAAACGCCCAAGGGTTCGCACTGGCTGTGGTCCTGGGCGCTGGCGATTCCGGCTTCTTCGGAAGAACAGGATGCCGCCAAGCAGTTCGTGACCTGGGCCACCTCTCAGGAGTACATCGAGCTGGTTGGCGAGACCGAAGGCTGGACCAGTGTGCCGCCAGGCACCCGTGCCTCGACCTATGAGGACGAGCGCTATATCGAGGCGGCGCCGTTTGCCAGCTTCGTGCTCGAGGCGATGCAGAACGCCGACCCCACCGATTCGACCCTCAAGCCGTCACCCTACACCGGGGTGCAGTTCGTCGGCATTCCCGAGTTCCAGGCCATCGGTACCCAGGTCGGCCAGTCGATCGCCGCGGCACTCACCGGTCAGATGCCGGTCGAGCAGGCCCTGGAGTCGGCACAGCGCAGCGCCGAGCGTGCCATGCGTCAGGCAGGCTACTACGACTGA
- a CDS encoding sugar ABC transporter permease → MRTRASGRTVGGLRSLSLQAPAVTLLLIWMLIPLGMTLWFSFQRYNLMMPGMEQFAGLENYEYLLSDPALWRAMGNTLVLVGSVLAISVIGGTLLAVLYQQEFFGRGVARVLAISPFFIMPTVSALIWQNMMMHPVNGVLAWFLGLFGLPAIDWFSSFPLLSIIIIVAWQWLPFALLILLTAMQSLDDDQVEAARMDGAGPLAVFFFITLPHLKRAISVVIMIQMIFLLTIFAEIYVTTSGGPGLATTNLAYLIYIRALLEFDVGGASAGGVIAIILANIVAIFLIRMVAKNLED, encoded by the coding sequence ATGCGTACTCGAGCTTCCGGGCGAACCGTAGGCGGCCTGCGTAGCCTGTCGCTGCAGGCGCCCGCCGTCACCCTGCTGCTGATCTGGATGCTGATACCACTGGGCATGACCCTATGGTTCTCCTTCCAGCGCTACAACCTGATGATGCCGGGCATGGAGCAGTTCGCCGGCCTGGAAAACTATGAATATCTGCTCAGCGACCCGGCCCTGTGGCGGGCGATGGGCAACACCCTGGTGCTGGTCGGCTCGGTGCTGGCGATCTCGGTGATCGGCGGCACCCTGCTGGCGGTGCTCTACCAACAGGAGTTCTTCGGCCGCGGCGTGGCTCGCGTGCTGGCGATCTCGCCCTTCTTCATCATGCCCACGGTCAGCGCGCTGATCTGGCAGAACATGATGATGCACCCGGTCAATGGCGTGCTGGCCTGGTTCCTGGGGCTGTTCGGGCTGCCGGCGATCGACTGGTTCTCCTCCTTCCCGCTGTTGTCGATCATCATCATCGTCGCCTGGCAGTGGCTGCCGTTCGCGCTGCTGATCCTGCTCACCGCGATGCAGTCGCTGGACGACGACCAGGTCGAGGCGGCACGCATGGACGGCGCCGGCCCGCTGGCAGTGTTCTTCTTCATCACGCTGCCGCACCTCAAACGCGCCATCAGCGTGGTGATCATGATCCAGATGATCTTCCTGCTGACCATCTTCGCCGAGATCTACGTCACCACCTCGGGTGGACCGGGGCTTGCCACCACCAACCTGGCGTACCTGATCTATATCCGCGCGCTGCTGGAATTCGACGTGGGGGGTGCCTCCGCCGGCGGGGTCATCGCCATCATCCTGGCCAATATCGTGGCGATCTTCCTGATCCGCATGGTCGCGAAGAACCTCGAAGACTAG
- a CDS encoding sugar ABC transporter permease, with protein sequence MNTSRLQRFVLAVLAWSITFVIFFPILWMILTGFKTEAQAIADPTLFFTPTLDSYAAVQGRADYFHFAYNSVYVAFGSTLLALIIGIPAAYSMAFLPTKRTKGTMLWMLSTKMLPPVGVLVPIYLIFRDLGMLDTRIGLTVIYTLMNLPIVIWMLYTFFKDLPKDILEAGRMDGASTTQEMLYLLIPLTLPGIASTGLLSVILSWNEAFWSLNLTSSRAAPLTAYIASFSSPEGLFWAKLSAASTMAVAPILIFGWLTQKQMVRGLTFGAVK encoded by the coding sequence ATGAATACCTCACGTCTACAGCGTTTTGTCCTGGCCGTGCTGGCCTGGAGCATCACCTTCGTGATCTTCTTCCCGATCCTGTGGATGATCCTCACCGGCTTCAAGACCGAGGCCCAGGCGATCGCCGACCCGACGCTGTTCTTCACGCCGACGCTGGACAGCTACGCCGCCGTGCAGGGCCGCGCCGATTATTTCCACTTCGCCTATAACAGCGTCTACGTCGCCTTCGGCTCGACCCTGCTGGCGCTGATCATCGGCATCCCGGCGGCCTACTCAATGGCCTTCCTGCCCACCAAGCGCACCAAGGGCACCATGCTATGGATGCTCTCCACCAAGATGCTGCCGCCGGTGGGCGTGCTGGTGCCGATCTACCTGATCTTCCGCGACCTGGGCATGCTCGACACGCGTATCGGCCTGACCGTCATCTATACCCTGATGAACCTGCCGATCGTGATCTGGATGCTCTACACCTTCTTCAAGGACCTGCCCAAGGACATCCTCGAGGCGGGGCGCATGGACGGTGCCAGTACCACTCAGGAAATGCTCTACCTGCTGATCCCGCTGACCCTGCCGGGGATTGCCTCCACCGGCCTGCTGTCGGTGATCCTGAGCTGGAACGAGGCCTTCTGGAGCCTCAACCTCACCAGTTCGCGAGCGGCTCCCCTGACCGCCTATATCGCTTCCTTCTCCAGTCCCGAAGGCCTGTTTTGGGCCAAGCTGTCGGCGGCCTCGACCATGGCGGTCGCGCCGATCCTGATCTTCGGCTGGCTCACCCAGAAACAGATGGTACGCGGCCTGACCTTCGGCGCCGTCAAGTAA
- a CDS encoding ABC transporter produces the protein MATLQIKQVVKRFDDTEVLKGIDLEVNDREFVVFVGPSGCGKSTLLRIIAGLESATSGDLLIDGERINEVGPADRGLAMVFQSYALYPHMTVEDNMGFSLRLAGVGKQARRDKVLEAARILQLEPLLDRKPKALSGGQRQRVAIGRAIVRNPSIFLFDEPLSNLDAALRVQMRIELARLHEELDATMIYVTHDQIEAMTMADKIVVLQGGVVEQVGSPMELYHHPCNRFVAGFIGSPKMNFLPVTAQAVSASGVRVALPGGGTSEVAVNGEGAQAGDALELGIRPEHLLLDDQGPLSGQIKVIERLGGQTSLYVEMDDGIITITADGDVTYRVNQRVNFGFEPSRAHLFDAQGLALASLARHPLSGLVRQDSRERSENNRERPEGSP, from the coding sequence ATGGCTACCTTACAGATCAAGCAAGTCGTCAAGCGCTTCGACGACACCGAGGTGCTCAAGGGCATCGACCTGGAGGTCAACGACCGTGAATTCGTGGTCTTCGTTGGCCCCTCGGGCTGCGGCAAGTCGACCCTGCTGCGGATCATCGCCGGACTCGAGAGTGCCACCTCCGGCGATCTGCTCATCGACGGCGAGCGCATCAACGAGGTCGGGCCCGCCGACCGCGGCCTGGCGATGGTGTTCCAGAGCTATGCGCTCTACCCGCACATGACCGTCGAGGACAACATGGGCTTCAGCCTGCGTCTGGCCGGGGTAGGCAAGCAGGCGCGGCGCGACAAGGTGCTCGAAGCGGCGCGCATCCTGCAGCTCGAGCCGCTGCTCGACCGCAAGCCGAAGGCGCTCTCCGGCGGCCAGCGCCAGCGGGTGGCGATCGGCCGCGCCATCGTACGCAACCCAAGCATCTTCCTGTTCGACGAGCCGCTCTCCAACCTCGACGCGGCGCTGCGGGTACAGATGCGTATCGAGCTGGCACGGCTGCATGAAGAGCTCGACGCCACCATGATCTACGTCACCCACGACCAGATCGAAGCCATGACCATGGCCGACAAGATCGTGGTGCTGCAGGGCGGCGTGGTGGAGCAGGTCGGTTCGCCGATGGAGCTCTATCACCATCCCTGCAACCGCTTCGTGGCGGGGTTCATCGGCTCGCCGAAGATGAATTTCCTGCCGGTCACGGCTCAGGCGGTGTCTGCCAGCGGGGTGCGCGTGGCGCTGCCCGGGGGCGGCACCAGCGAGGTGGCGGTGAACGGCGAGGGGGCCCAGGCAGGCGATGCACTGGAGCTGGGCATTCGCCCCGAGCATCTGCTGCTCGACGACCAGGGGCCGCTGTCAGGGCAGATCAAGGTCATCGAGCGGCTGGGCGGCCAGACCTCGCTCTACGTCGAGATGGACGACGGCATCATCACCATCACCGCCGACGGCGACGTCACCTATCGTGTCAACCAGCGGGTGAACTTCGGTTTCGAACCCTCGCGGGCACACCTGTTCGACGCCCAGGGCCTGGCCCTGGCGAGCCTGGCGCGTCACCCGCTCTCGGGGCTGGTGCGCCAGGACAGCCGCGAACGGTCTGAGAATAATCGCGAGCGCCCCGAGGGTAGCCCATGA
- a CDS encoding haloacid dehalogenase, which yields MRPTPTLIFDCDGVLVDSEAIAEATLIELLGEWLPDLHAESELRQALGMTTANILRHLEAHSRHRLPADATQRVDSTIEARLAEELQAMPGVAAAIGAIPLPKAVVSNSRRQRVVASLACTGLDALLAEAPIFTADEVEHPKPDPALYRLAAMRLGVAADECLVIEDSVAGVTAAHAAGMTVVGFTGASHIEAGQAARLEAAGAWRVIDHMQHLAELVSDWRSAGLSLPSRRSK from the coding sequence ATGAGGCCGACGCCGACCCTGATCTTCGACTGTGACGGCGTGCTGGTCGACAGCGAGGCGATCGCCGAGGCGACACTGATTGAGCTGCTCGGCGAGTGGCTGCCCGACCTGCACGCCGAGAGCGAGCTGCGCCAGGCGCTGGGCATGACCACCGCCAATATCCTGCGCCATCTTGAGGCACACAGCCGCCATCGGTTGCCTGCCGATGCCACCCAGCGGGTCGATAGCACCATCGAGGCGCGCCTGGCCGAGGAGCTGCAGGCCATGCCCGGCGTCGCGGCGGCCATCGGCGCCATCCCGCTGCCCAAGGCGGTGGTCTCCAACAGCCGCCGCCAGCGGGTAGTGGCGTCGCTTGCCTGTACTGGGCTGGATGCCTTGCTCGCCGAGGCGCCGATCTTCACGGCCGATGAGGTCGAGCATCCCAAGCCCGATCCCGCTCTCTACCGGCTGGCCGCTATGCGGCTGGGCGTGGCGGCCGATGAGTGCCTGGTAATCGAGGACAGCGTCGCCGGTGTTACTGCGGCCCATGCCGCCGGCATGACCGTGGTGGGCTTCACCGGCGCCAGTCATATCGAAGCGGGGCAGGCGGCGCGGCTGGAGGCCGCCGGCGCCTGGCGGGTGATCGACCATATGCAGCATCTAGCCGAGCTGGTGAGCGACTGGCGGAGTGCCGGGCTGAGCCTGCCTTCAAGGAGAAGCAAGTGA
- a CDS encoding sorbitol dehydrogenase (Converts D-sorbitol to L-sorbose), whose product MKLNDKVAVITGGARGIGLAIAQGYLAQGAKLVIADIDQRAIDAALTTLDADGQSAGRLMGVRLDVCDIQAIEAMVAQVSERFGGIDILVNNAALFDMQPVLEVTEASYDKQFNVNVKGLFFTLQAVARAMVARGQGGAIINMSSQAGRRGEALVSTYCATKAAVISLTQSCALDLIKHGIRVNGIAPGVVDTPMWAEVDALFARYEGRPLGEKKRLVGEAVPYGRMGRPEDYVGPALFLACDDSEYVVAQTLNVDGGNWMS is encoded by the coding sequence ATGAAACTCAATGACAAGGTGGCCGTGATCACCGGCGGTGCCCGCGGCATCGGCCTGGCCATCGCCCAGGGCTACCTGGCCCAGGGCGCCAAGCTGGTCATCGCCGATATCGACCAGCGCGCCATCGATGCGGCACTGACGACCCTCGATGCCGATGGCCAGAGCGCGGGACGTCTGATGGGCGTGCGCCTCGACGTCTGCGATATACAGGCCATCGAGGCCATGGTGGCACAGGTCAGCGAGCGCTTCGGCGGCATCGATATCCTGGTCAACAATGCCGCGCTGTTCGACATGCAGCCGGTACTCGAGGTGACCGAAGCCAGCTACGACAAGCAGTTCAACGTCAACGTCAAGGGCCTGTTCTTCACCCTTCAGGCAGTGGCCAGGGCGATGGTCGCCCGCGGCCAGGGTGGGGCGATCATCAATATGTCGTCCCAGGCCGGGCGCCGCGGCGAGGCATTGGTGAGCACGTATTGTGCCACCAAGGCGGCGGTGATCAGCCTCACCCAGTCCTGTGCGCTGGATCTGATCAAGCACGGCATTCGCGTCAACGGCATCGCCCCCGGGGTGGTCGACACGCCAATGTGGGCGGAGGTCGATGCGCTGTTCGCCCGCTATGAAGGGCGCCCGCTGGGCGAGAAGAAGCGCCTGGTCGGCGAGGCGGTGCCCTATGGCCGCATGGGGCGCCCCGAGGACTACGTCGGTCCGGCGCTGTTCCTGGCCTGCGACGACAGCGAGTACGTGGTAGCGCAGACCTTGAACGTCGACGGCGGCAACTGGATGAGCTGA
- a CDS encoding carbohydrate kinase, translated as MFDITTSGELLAEFMAEARDQRFDATGRFHGPFASGAPAIFASQAARMGARVAYAGRVGDDGFGDLIVARLREDGIDVGAVQRDLERPTGSAFVSYQADGSRRFIFNLAHSAAGQQTLDDDQLERLAACRYCHVMGSSLSSPAAIAIVRRLVARVRANGGQISFDPNVRDELIERPGVREALLELVAGCDIFLPSDADLEWLAAAGEDAERTAQRLLSEQRMSLLVLKRAAEGCVAYRDGERLEVPGLSVEEVDPTGAGDCFGGALIAALAAGCELHQALRLANAAGAHAVTVLGPMEGCSDLATLEQRLAAAGETQ; from the coding sequence ATGTTCGATATCACCACCAGCGGCGAGCTGCTCGCCGAGTTCATGGCCGAGGCCCGCGACCAGCGTTTCGACGCCACCGGCCGCTTCCATGGCCCCTTTGCCAGCGGCGCCCCGGCGATCTTCGCCTCCCAGGCGGCACGCATGGGCGCGAGGGTCGCCTATGCCGGACGCGTGGGTGACGACGGCTTCGGCGACCTGATCGTCGCCCGCCTGCGCGAGGACGGCATCGATGTTGGCGCCGTGCAGCGCGATCTCGAGCGTCCCACCGGCAGCGCCTTCGTCAGCTACCAGGCCGACGGCAGCCGCCGCTTCATCTTCAACCTGGCGCACAGCGCCGCCGGCCAGCAGACCCTCGACGACGATCAGCTGGAGCGACTGGCGGCATGCCGCTACTGCCACGTGATGGGCTCGTCGCTGTCGTCGCCGGCGGCCATCGCCATCGTGCGACGGCTGGTGGCGCGGGTCAGGGCCAACGGCGGGCAGATCAGCTTTGACCCCAATGTGCGCGATGAGCTGATCGAGCGTCCCGGCGTACGCGAGGCGCTGCTCGAGCTCGTCGCCGGCTGCGATATCTTCCTGCCCAGCGATGCCGACCTCGAATGGCTGGCCGCTGCCGGCGAGGACGCCGAACGAACCGCACAGCGGCTGCTGAGCGAGCAGCGCATGTCGCTGCTGGTGCTCAAGCGTGCTGCCGAGGGCTGTGTCGCCTACCGCGACGGCGAGCGCCTCGAAGTGCCCGGCCTTAGCGTCGAGGAGGTCGACCCCACCGGCGCCGGTGACTGCTTCGGCGGGGCGCTGATCGCCGCCCTGGCCGCCGGCTGCGAGCTTCACCAGGCACTGCGGCTGGCTAATGCCGCCGGCGCCCATGCAGTGACCGTGCTGGGGCCGATGGAGGGCTGCAGCGATCTTGCCACCCTGGAGCAGCGGCTCGCCGCTGCAGGAGAGACGCAGTGA